Proteins encoded within one genomic window of Anastrepha ludens isolate Willacy chromosome 4, idAnaLude1.1, whole genome shotgun sequence:
- the LOC128861604 gene encoding uncharacterized protein LOC128861604 isoform X1, which translates to MSAILYPQDSEQQHQQAHELELDKNTLKESLCSDICEQSSCFNDGSAASLQLPPSIPSTPSTNRHINNSLNITTSTSAQFDIDCCDDLLNKKMADLELNECDGSQCGGGSDSGLDTATTKSAMTVVAGSDDNINSNSNGSSNGTKSTSLQRALSSNSGGYASSSGGLDDATNRMTTMAMESTTASQSVYISGNSSLLSCCSEAISAELAISTTNNGAVSSATQSFECYSENNSESSSMLGSNTVATTPVHRSNSVKSKVRVFDTRRGGFATPASRSMRERDCTSTPMTTSSTSTGGHLQTGSAATPRVRPVGVKRTSSLSRHVPATAATSAQRQIDKQQLAYGATNYNSKTLMETPNSSLRSPAARATKPQKPDSLPNTLSRTQSMSMQRLVQRTPSLSRARTPCTPSEDGRWPGNARTSGIGAGAAKRGVSVTPDLMSLKMRSSNMMASMEVRSTNSNAAANPYSTLPRRRKQKSVEDLTAAHESRSSSITRDVRMTSSVMVATRRSLVSAFGTTAPKINQTRSLVQARKSPAQPPKTRIYHETSVQTALTSDDLENLFAGRTLATRAIDAVDQQEQTTQTDMRDAELERLRDEVRQLAQREHDLSTKLQHEREEKLAMQRELHLNTERVMSMLEMARIAGRRCGPTGGSVSGISLDGDATTPTSDEGSGSGHDSLLMLESQIQMSGHELIERQHEIGQLRQLCRTLQLEMERSLVAQECLLQEKAAIEHESSELQDFLQHEKSALCDALKELENEHQACKKQMAGREEEVKVLRDECRHLVRLNEQRRQENRMLQSKYAALENKSKEMMMQQNYSVSGASAALSGLHSRLDSLVDQLVSTYNITEHDLEDIGFQPEAQQIHTNALETRSAQNVDDCHVRSSSNAAANGLELCTHPEQFLQQPSDGSLSPQRNQSFIAAVISAIRNATTPSSKKLLARNGKRIIIDNAGEREPNGQSLNKNNNNTNYNKYNGDAQNGEGDDSDSTEMLDSETEPCLMMDNVLEDVTMPDSHSHNMVSSCTGIVSQLEIPSELVNPASGDESLHNLSQAIVNRQQMELQISTMQSVQKASLQLNQCEHDNSDEVSCHDSVAEMPSLIEYCTAQAVVDQVIEVDSLVTKLLKVLRLIQMDNDSCIQQLIVDKNKLQENKEDMLEKLKDLQDVNIKLQDELMDATQELLLKNNDLSNTKAEMQRHRNEIDVRF; encoded by the exons ATGTCCGCCATATTATATCCTCAGGATTCTgagcagcaacaccaacaagCACATGAGCTCGAACTAGATAAAAACACATTGAAAGAAAGTTTGTGCAGCGATATTTGCGAGCAGTCAAGTTGCTTCAACGATGGATCTGCAGCTAGCCTACAATTACCGCCAAGTATTCCAAGTACACCTAGTACTAATAGACATATAAATAATTCCTTAAATATAACTACTTCCACTTCTGCGCAATTCGATATTGACTGCTGCGACGAtctcttgaataaaaaaatggcagATTTAGAGTTGAATGAATGTGACGGCAGTCAATGTGGAGGCGGAAGTGATAGTGGCCTTGACACAGCGACTACAAAGTCTGCAATGACTGTGGTAGCTGGCAGTGATGACAATATAAACAGCAACAGTAATGGCAGTAGCAACGGCACCAAGAGCACTTCATTGCAACGTGCGTTGAGCAGTAATAGCGGCGGCTATGCAAGCAGCTCGGGTGGCCTGGATGACGCTACTAATCGAATGACGACCATGGCAATGGAGAGTACTACAGCAAGTCAAAGCGTATATATATCTGGCAACTCTAGTTTGCTTAGCTGCTGCTCGGAAGCAATAAGTGCTGAGTTGGCGATAAGTACCACCAATAACGGTGCTGTGTCCTCAGCCACCCAAAGCTTTGAGTGTTATAGTGAAAATAACAGTGAAAGCTCATCGATGCTGGGTAGCAATACTGTTGCAACAACACCTGTCCACCGTTCGAACAGTGTTAAAAGTAAAGTGCGTGTATTCGATACTCGCCGCGGTGGCTTTGCAACACCAGCCTCGCGAAGTATGCGTGAGCGAG ATTGTACCAGCACACCGATGACCACAAGCTCGACTTCTACTGGCGGCCATTTACAAACGGGTAGTGCGGCCACACCGCGTGTCCGCCCTGTTGGTGTGAAACGCACATCCTCTTTGTCGCGTCACGTACCTGCAACAGCTGCGACATCAGCGCAGCGTCAAATTGACAAGCAACAGTTGGCCTATGGAGCAACCAATTATAACAGTAAGACTTTAATGGAGACACCAAATTCTTCGTTGCGTTCCCCTGCGGCGCGCGCTACAAAACCGCAAAAGCCAGATTCCTTGCCTAACACACTCAGCCGTACTCAGTCCATGAGCATGCAACGTCTAGTGCAGCGCACACCATCATTAAGTAGAGCGCGTACACCCTGTACGCCCTCAGAAGACGGCCGTTGGCCCGGCAATGCGCGTACCTCTGGTATTGGGGCTGGTGCGGCCAAGCGGGGCGTATCTGTGACGCCTGATTTGATGTCACTAAAAATGCGTTCCTCAAATATGATGGCATCGATGGAGGTGAGATCCACGAACTCGAACGCCGCTGCTAACCCGTATAGCACTCTACCGCGCCGACGCAAACAAAAGTCCGTTGAAGACCTGACGGCGGCTCATGAGTCGCGTAGCAGTTCAATAACACGCGATGTGCGTATGACTTCGTCAGTAATGGTCGCCACGCGAAGGAGTCTAGTCAGCGCATTTGGCACAACGGCACCCAAAATCAATCAAACGCGTTCACTCGTACAGGCGCGAAAATCACCAGCGCAGCCACCCAAGACACGTATATATCATGAGACCAGCGTTCAGACGGCACTCACTAGCGACGATCtggaaaatttatttgctgGACGTACCCTAGCGACGCGGGCTATAGATGCCGTCGATCAGCAAGAACAGACAACACAGACTGATATGCGCGACGCTGAATTGGAGCGATTACGGGACGAAGTGCGTCAATTAGCGCAGCGTGAGCATGATCTTAGCACCAAGCTGCAACATGAACGTGAAGAGAAGTTAGCTATGCAGCGTGAATTACATTTAAATACAGAACGTGTAATGAGTATGCTGGAAATGGCGCGAATAGCAGGTCGTAGATGTGGCCCTACTGGCGGCAGCGTTAGTGGAATAAGTCTGGATGGTGACGCTACTACACCCACGTCCGATGAAGGTAGCGGAAGTGGGCACGATAGTCTACTAATGTTAGAATCACAAATACAAATGAGCGGTCATGAGCTAATCGAACGACAACACGAAATCGGACAGTTGCGTCAGTTATGCCGCACGTTACAACTTGAAATGGAACGTTCACTAGTAGCACAGGAATGTTTGCTACAAGAAAAGGCCGCCATAGAGCACGAGTCGAGTGAGTTGCAAGACTTTTTGCAGCACGAAAAATCAGCATTGTGTGATGCATTAAAAGAATTGGAGAACGAACATCAAGCTTGTAAGAAACAAATGGCGGGACGTGAAGAAGAGGTGAAGGTTTTGCGCGACGAGTGTCGCCATTTAGTTCGGCTTAATGAACAGCGAAG gCAAGAGAATCGAATGCTACAATCCAAATATGCAGCCCTAGAAAATAAATCCAAGGAAATGATGATGCAGCAAAACTATTCGGTTTCAGGCGCCTCTGCTGCATTGTCGGGCCTACATTCGCGTTTGGACAGTTTAGTTGATCAATTGGTCTCTACTTACAACATAACCGAACACGACCTGGAG GACATCGGATTCCAGCCCGAAGCTCAACAAATTCACACTAATGCATTGGAGACGCGATCAGCTCAAAATGTGGACGACTGCCATGTTCGATCATCGTCAAACGCTGCTGCAAATGGACTGGAATTGTGCACACATCCCGAACAATTTTTGCAACAGCCGAGTGATGGCTCTTTGTCGCCGCAAAGAAATCAATCATTCATCGCTGCCGTCATTAGTGCCATACGCAATGCAACTACTCCGTCTAGTAAAAAACTGTTGGCGCGAAATGGTAAACGCATTATTATCGACAACGCTGGTGAACGTGAACCGAATGGTCagagtttaaataaaaacaacaacaataccaacTATAACAAATATAATGGCGATGCGCAGAATGGAGAAGGTG ATGACTCCGATTCCACTGAAATGCTCGATTCGGAAACTGAACCCTGCCTAATGATGGATAACGTGCTCGAAGATGTGACTATGCCGGATTCACATTCACACAATATGGTCTCTTCATGTACCGGCATTGTTTCCCAATTGGAAATACCATCGGAACTTGTTAATCCAGCTTCTGGCGATGAGTCATTACATAACTTGTCGCAGGCTATAGTAAATCGACAGCAGATGGAATTGCAGATCAGCACTATGCAAAGTGTGCAGAAAGCGTCGTTGCAGTTAAA TCAATGTGAGCATGATAATTCAGACGAAGTTAGCTGCCACGATTCGGTTGCTGAGATGCCTTCCCTAATAGAGTATTGCACGGCCCAAGCAGTTGTTGATCAGGTGATAGAGGTTGATAGTTTGGTTACAAAGTTGCTCAAAGTCCTACGCCTTATTCAAATGGACAACGACAGTTGCATACAGCAACTTATTGTTGATAA aaaTAAGTTACAGGAAAATAAAGAGGATATGCTTGAAAAGTTAAAAGATCTACAAGATGTTAATATCAAGCTGCAAGACGAGCTAATGGATGCCACACAAGAGCTGCTGTTAAAGAACAACGATCTGTCGAACACGAAAGCGGAAATGCAGCGACACCGCAACGAAATCGATGTAAGATTTTGA
- the LOC128861604 gene encoding uncharacterized protein LOC128861604 isoform X2 produces the protein MSAILYPQDSEQQHQQAHELELDKNTLKESLCSDICEQSSCFNDGSAASLQLPPSIPSTPSTNRHINNSLNITTSTSAQFDIDCCDDLLNKKMADLELNECDGSQCGGGSDSGLDTATTKSAMTVVAGSDDNINSNSNGSSNGTKSTSLQRALSSNSGGYASSSGGLDDATNRMTTMAMESTTASQSVYISGNSSLLSCCSEAISAELAISTTNNGAVSSATQSFECYSENNSESSSMLGSNTVATTPVHRSNSVKSKVRVFDTRRGGFATPASRSMRERDCTSTPMTTSSTSTGGHLQTGSAATPRVRPVGVKRTSSLSRHVPATAATSAQRQIDKQQLAYGATNYNSKTLMETPNSSLRSPAARATKPQKPDSLPNTLSRTQSMSMQRLVQRTPSLSRARTPCTPSEDGRWPGNARTSGIGAGAAKRGVSVTPDLMSLKMRSSNMMASMEVRSTNSNAAANPYSTLPRRRKQKSVEDLTAAHESRSSSITRDVRMTSSVMVATRRSLVSAFGTTAPKINQTRSLVQARKSPAQPPKTRIYHETSVQTALTSDDLENLFAGRTLATRAIDAVDQQEQTTQTDMRDAELERLRDEVRQLAQREHDLSTKLQHEREEKLAMQRELHLNTERVMSMLEMARIAGRRCGPTGGSVSGISLDGDATTPTSDEGSGSGHDSLLMLESQIQMSGHELIERQHEIGQLRQLCRTLQLEMERSLVAQECLLQEKAAIEHESSELQDFLQHEKSALCDALKELENEHQACKKQMAGREEEVKVLRDECRHLVRLNEQRRQENRMLQSKYAALENKSKEMMMQQNYSVSGASAALSGLHSRLDSLVDQLVSTYNITEHDLEDIGFQPEAQQIHTNALETRSAQNVDDCHVRSSSNAAANGLELCTHPEQFLQQPSDGSLSPQRNQSFIAAVISAIRNATTPSSKKLLARNGKRIIIDNAGEREPNGQSLNKNNNNTNYNKYNGDAQNGEGDDSDSTEMLDSETEPCLMMDNVLEDVTMPDSHSHNMVSSCTGIVSQLEIPSELVNPASGDESLHNLSQAIVNRQQMELQISTMQSVQKASLQLNQCEHDNSDEVSCHDSVAEMPSLIEYCTAQAVVDQVIEVDSLVTKLLKVLRLIQMDNDSCIQQLIVDKNKLQENKEDMLEKLKDLQDVNIKLQDELMDATQELLLKNNDLSNTKAEMQRHRNEIDN, from the exons ATGTCCGCCATATTATATCCTCAGGATTCTgagcagcaacaccaacaagCACATGAGCTCGAACTAGATAAAAACACATTGAAAGAAAGTTTGTGCAGCGATATTTGCGAGCAGTCAAGTTGCTTCAACGATGGATCTGCAGCTAGCCTACAATTACCGCCAAGTATTCCAAGTACACCTAGTACTAATAGACATATAAATAATTCCTTAAATATAACTACTTCCACTTCTGCGCAATTCGATATTGACTGCTGCGACGAtctcttgaataaaaaaatggcagATTTAGAGTTGAATGAATGTGACGGCAGTCAATGTGGAGGCGGAAGTGATAGTGGCCTTGACACAGCGACTACAAAGTCTGCAATGACTGTGGTAGCTGGCAGTGATGACAATATAAACAGCAACAGTAATGGCAGTAGCAACGGCACCAAGAGCACTTCATTGCAACGTGCGTTGAGCAGTAATAGCGGCGGCTATGCAAGCAGCTCGGGTGGCCTGGATGACGCTACTAATCGAATGACGACCATGGCAATGGAGAGTACTACAGCAAGTCAAAGCGTATATATATCTGGCAACTCTAGTTTGCTTAGCTGCTGCTCGGAAGCAATAAGTGCTGAGTTGGCGATAAGTACCACCAATAACGGTGCTGTGTCCTCAGCCACCCAAAGCTTTGAGTGTTATAGTGAAAATAACAGTGAAAGCTCATCGATGCTGGGTAGCAATACTGTTGCAACAACACCTGTCCACCGTTCGAACAGTGTTAAAAGTAAAGTGCGTGTATTCGATACTCGCCGCGGTGGCTTTGCAACACCAGCCTCGCGAAGTATGCGTGAGCGAG ATTGTACCAGCACACCGATGACCACAAGCTCGACTTCTACTGGCGGCCATTTACAAACGGGTAGTGCGGCCACACCGCGTGTCCGCCCTGTTGGTGTGAAACGCACATCCTCTTTGTCGCGTCACGTACCTGCAACAGCTGCGACATCAGCGCAGCGTCAAATTGACAAGCAACAGTTGGCCTATGGAGCAACCAATTATAACAGTAAGACTTTAATGGAGACACCAAATTCTTCGTTGCGTTCCCCTGCGGCGCGCGCTACAAAACCGCAAAAGCCAGATTCCTTGCCTAACACACTCAGCCGTACTCAGTCCATGAGCATGCAACGTCTAGTGCAGCGCACACCATCATTAAGTAGAGCGCGTACACCCTGTACGCCCTCAGAAGACGGCCGTTGGCCCGGCAATGCGCGTACCTCTGGTATTGGGGCTGGTGCGGCCAAGCGGGGCGTATCTGTGACGCCTGATTTGATGTCACTAAAAATGCGTTCCTCAAATATGATGGCATCGATGGAGGTGAGATCCACGAACTCGAACGCCGCTGCTAACCCGTATAGCACTCTACCGCGCCGACGCAAACAAAAGTCCGTTGAAGACCTGACGGCGGCTCATGAGTCGCGTAGCAGTTCAATAACACGCGATGTGCGTATGACTTCGTCAGTAATGGTCGCCACGCGAAGGAGTCTAGTCAGCGCATTTGGCACAACGGCACCCAAAATCAATCAAACGCGTTCACTCGTACAGGCGCGAAAATCACCAGCGCAGCCACCCAAGACACGTATATATCATGAGACCAGCGTTCAGACGGCACTCACTAGCGACGATCtggaaaatttatttgctgGACGTACCCTAGCGACGCGGGCTATAGATGCCGTCGATCAGCAAGAACAGACAACACAGACTGATATGCGCGACGCTGAATTGGAGCGATTACGGGACGAAGTGCGTCAATTAGCGCAGCGTGAGCATGATCTTAGCACCAAGCTGCAACATGAACGTGAAGAGAAGTTAGCTATGCAGCGTGAATTACATTTAAATACAGAACGTGTAATGAGTATGCTGGAAATGGCGCGAATAGCAGGTCGTAGATGTGGCCCTACTGGCGGCAGCGTTAGTGGAATAAGTCTGGATGGTGACGCTACTACACCCACGTCCGATGAAGGTAGCGGAAGTGGGCACGATAGTCTACTAATGTTAGAATCACAAATACAAATGAGCGGTCATGAGCTAATCGAACGACAACACGAAATCGGACAGTTGCGTCAGTTATGCCGCACGTTACAACTTGAAATGGAACGTTCACTAGTAGCACAGGAATGTTTGCTACAAGAAAAGGCCGCCATAGAGCACGAGTCGAGTGAGTTGCAAGACTTTTTGCAGCACGAAAAATCAGCATTGTGTGATGCATTAAAAGAATTGGAGAACGAACATCAAGCTTGTAAGAAACAAATGGCGGGACGTGAAGAAGAGGTGAAGGTTTTGCGCGACGAGTGTCGCCATTTAGTTCGGCTTAATGAACAGCGAAG gCAAGAGAATCGAATGCTACAATCCAAATATGCAGCCCTAGAAAATAAATCCAAGGAAATGATGATGCAGCAAAACTATTCGGTTTCAGGCGCCTCTGCTGCATTGTCGGGCCTACATTCGCGTTTGGACAGTTTAGTTGATCAATTGGTCTCTACTTACAACATAACCGAACACGACCTGGAG GACATCGGATTCCAGCCCGAAGCTCAACAAATTCACACTAATGCATTGGAGACGCGATCAGCTCAAAATGTGGACGACTGCCATGTTCGATCATCGTCAAACGCTGCTGCAAATGGACTGGAATTGTGCACACATCCCGAACAATTTTTGCAACAGCCGAGTGATGGCTCTTTGTCGCCGCAAAGAAATCAATCATTCATCGCTGCCGTCATTAGTGCCATACGCAATGCAACTACTCCGTCTAGTAAAAAACTGTTGGCGCGAAATGGTAAACGCATTATTATCGACAACGCTGGTGAACGTGAACCGAATGGTCagagtttaaataaaaacaacaacaataccaacTATAACAAATATAATGGCGATGCGCAGAATGGAGAAGGTG ATGACTCCGATTCCACTGAAATGCTCGATTCGGAAACTGAACCCTGCCTAATGATGGATAACGTGCTCGAAGATGTGACTATGCCGGATTCACATTCACACAATATGGTCTCTTCATGTACCGGCATTGTTTCCCAATTGGAAATACCATCGGAACTTGTTAATCCAGCTTCTGGCGATGAGTCATTACATAACTTGTCGCAGGCTATAGTAAATCGACAGCAGATGGAATTGCAGATCAGCACTATGCAAAGTGTGCAGAAAGCGTCGTTGCAGTTAAA TCAATGTGAGCATGATAATTCAGACGAAGTTAGCTGCCACGATTCGGTTGCTGAGATGCCTTCCCTAATAGAGTATTGCACGGCCCAAGCAGTTGTTGATCAGGTGATAGAGGTTGATAGTTTGGTTACAAAGTTGCTCAAAGTCCTACGCCTTATTCAAATGGACAACGACAGTTGCATACAGCAACTTATTGTTGATAA aaaTAAGTTACAGGAAAATAAAGAGGATATGCTTGAAAAGTTAAAAGATCTACAAGATGTTAATATCAAGCTGCAAGACGAGCTAATGGATGCCACACAAGAGCTGCTGTTAAAGAACAACGATCTGTCGAACACGAAAGCGGAAATGCAGCGACACCGCAACGAAATCGAT AATTGA